A single region of the Pristis pectinata isolate sPriPec2 chromosome 25, sPriPec2.1.pri, whole genome shotgun sequence genome encodes:
- the LOC127583091 gene encoding heat shock protein 30C-like — translation MNFMERIFEELVKEFWEDGARIRRQGAAADGGQSGTVGESGDGFSLSLEVPRFSPEELKVKVVGRKVLVTGKHEKKSDDGSGSYSYTREEFRREFQLPEDVDAQAVNCCLSQDGRLKVEAPRLALPPVDERTVPIDIASGTTSSPRLHPGEEAQERGSGGVAGIKDEMEAKAEI, via the exons ATGAACTTCATGGAGCGAATTTTCGAGGAGCTGGTCAAAGAGTTCTGGGAGGACGGAGCAAGAATTCGGAGGCAGGGAGCCGCTGCCGATGGAGGTCAGAGCGGGACGGTGGGCGAGAGTGGAGATGGCTTCTCTCTGTCCCTGGAGGTGCCGCGATTCTCCCCGGAAGAACTGAAGGTGAAAGTTGTGGGAAGAAAAGTGCTGGTGACAGGAAAACACGAGAAGAAGAGCGATGACGGCAGCGGCTCCTACAGCTACACACGTGAAGAgttcaggagggaattccagctGCCGGAAGACGTCGATGCTCAGGCTGTGAACTGCTGTTTGTCCCAGGACGGTCGGTTAAAG GTTGAAGCCCCGCGCCTGGCGCTGCCGCCTGTGGATGAGCGAACCGTCCCCATCGACATCGCCTCTGGTACAACATCCAGTCCCCGGTTACATCCCGGGGAAGAGGCACAGGAACGGGGGAGCGGAGGTGTTGCTGGGATCAAGGATGAGATGGAAGCAAAAGCGGAGATTTGA